Proteins co-encoded in one Vibrio fortis genomic window:
- the zntR gene encoding Zn(2+)-responsive transcriptional regulator: MFQIGELAKRCGVTADTLRFYEKNRLIAPASRSESGYRLYDENNQKQVTFILKSKALGLSLEEIKELLDIRLEATQHSCAEVKSITSAKLTMIDEKIAELSRIRIALKKINDACCGHVDDDASHCSILAALDSENTQKGSCCGD, encoded by the coding sequence ATGTTTCAGATAGGAGAATTGGCGAAACGTTGTGGCGTGACGGCGGATACGCTGAGGTTTTATGAGAAAAACCGTCTTATTGCCCCTGCAAGTCGCAGTGAATCTGGGTATCGCCTCTATGATGAAAATAACCAAAAACAAGTGACATTCATTCTAAAATCAAAGGCGCTGGGCCTGAGCCTCGAAGAGATTAAAGAATTACTCGATATTCGGTTAGAGGCCACGCAACACAGTTGTGCGGAAGTGAAGTCGATTACCAGCGCTAAGTTGACGATGATTGATGAGAAAATTGCCGAGTTGAGCCGTATTCGAATCGCACTGAAAAAAATCAATGACGCTTGTTGTGGGCATGTGGATGATGATGCAAGCCATTGCTCGATTTTAGCTGCATTGGATTCCGAGAATACCCAGAAAGGCAGCTGTTGCGGCGATTGA
- the purD gene encoding phosphoribosylamine--glycine ligase, with translation MNVLIIGAGGREHALGWKAAQNPNVETVFVAPGNAGTALEPKLENVNIGVEDIAGLVAFAQEKKIELTIVGPEAPLVIGVVDAFREVGLPIFGPTQAAAQLEGSKAFTKDFLARHDIPTGSYANFTEIEPAIAYVREQGAPIVVKADGLAAGKGVIVAMTLEEAEDAIKDMLAGNAFGEAGSRVVIEEFLEGEEASFIVMVDGSSVLPMATSQDHKRVGDKDTGPNTGGMGAYSPAPVVTPEIHNRILEEVIYPTVRGMDAEGAPYTGFLYAGLMIDADGTPKVIEYNCRFGDPETQPIMMRMESDLVELCLMAIDEKLDQAESKWDPRASIGVVLAAGGYPADYAKGDVISLPTGDVEGQKIFHAGTANNEAGDVVTNGGRVLCATALGNSVSEAQERAYALTKQVSWNGMFHRNDIGYRAIEREQK, from the coding sequence ATGAATGTATTAATCATTGGTGCTGGCGGTCGTGAGCACGCTTTAGGTTGGAAAGCAGCACAAAACCCAAACGTTGAAACAGTTTTCGTTGCTCCGGGTAACGCAGGTACTGCACTTGAGCCAAAACTAGAAAACGTAAACATCGGTGTTGAAGACATCGCTGGTTTAGTGGCGTTTGCTCAAGAGAAAAAAATCGAGCTGACTATCGTTGGTCCAGAAGCGCCACTGGTTATTGGTGTGGTTGACGCGTTCCGCGAAGTGGGTCTACCTATCTTTGGTCCAACTCAAGCAGCAGCGCAGCTGGAAGGCTCTAAAGCATTCACTAAAGACTTCCTAGCTCGTCACGATATCCCAACCGGTTCTTACGCGAACTTCACTGAGATTGAGCCAGCTATCGCTTACGTTCGTGAGCAAGGTGCGCCAATCGTAGTTAAAGCTGACGGCCTTGCGGCTGGTAAAGGCGTTATCGTTGCAATGACCCTTGAAGAAGCAGAAGACGCAATCAAAGATATGCTCGCAGGCAACGCATTTGGCGAAGCTGGCAGCCGCGTAGTGATTGAAGAGTTCCTTGAAGGCGAAGAAGCAAGCTTTATCGTGATGGTAGACGGCTCTAGCGTACTGCCTATGGCCACCAGCCAAGACCACAAACGTGTGGGCGACAAAGACACTGGCCCTAACACTGGCGGCATGGGTGCTTACTCTCCTGCTCCTGTGGTCACGCCAGAAATCCACAACCGTATCCTGGAAGAGGTTATCTACCCAACGGTACGCGGTATGGATGCTGAAGGCGCACCTTACACTGGTTTCCTTTACGCTGGCCTAATGATCGACGCTGACGGCACTCCGAAAGTTATCGAATACAACTGCCGCTTCGGCGATCCAGAAACACAGCCTATCATGATGCGTATGGAGTCTGACCTTGTTGAGCTTTGCTTAATGGCTATCGACGAGAAGCTCGACCAAGCTGAGTCGAAGTGGGATCCACGTGCTTCAATCGGCGTTGTTCTTGCAGCTGGCGGATACCCTGCTGACTACGCAAAAGGTGACGTGATTTCACTACCTACAGGCGATGTTGAAGGTCAAAAAATCTTCCACGCTGGTACAGCGAATAACGAAGCTGGCGATGTTGTGACGAATGGCGGTCGAGTTCTATGTGCAACGGCCCTTGGCAATAGCGTTTCTGAGGCTCAGGAGCGTGCGTACGCGCTAACTAAGCAAGTTAGCTGGAATGGTATGTTCCACCGCAATGACATCGGTTACCGTGCGATTGAGCGCGAACAGAAGTAA
- a CDS encoding DUF1481 domain-containing protein, with amino-acid sequence MKKTFLLVSLFSALLVGCSSSNPTQNLEQFETYTGGQVMGDATSFYWVTNKLTQPHSSADYVTVGDYGWYKTDYAWSDGILREFIREGEQRDSNGKLVPYRVHVRFNTSGDAVYQQHRIDGKILPIQAEQLERYKKEASGVLTATDKQNGEGLELLQGYWNGRSFESCDGDEFSEFEFNQTLPSFVINRLATVDSYAAVLGNVSLGKGSVSVEELLMLAEDSHNCIVRPTLLKEQ; translated from the coding sequence ATGAAAAAAACATTTCTTCTCGTTTCTCTCTTCTCAGCACTTCTCGTTGGATGTTCTTCATCTAACCCGACACAAAATCTCGAACAATTTGAAACCTACACCGGCGGTCAGGTTATGGGTGATGCAACCAGCTTTTACTGGGTCACGAATAAGCTTACACAGCCACACAGCTCTGCCGATTACGTTACTGTAGGCGATTATGGCTGGTACAAAACCGATTATGCTTGGTCAGATGGCATCCTACGCGAATTCATCCGTGAAGGTGAACAACGCGACTCTAATGGCAAACTCGTGCCATACCGAGTTCATGTACGCTTTAATACATCGGGTGACGCGGTCTATCAACAACATCGCATCGATGGAAAAATCTTACCGATTCAAGCCGAACAGTTAGAGCGCTACAAAAAAGAGGCGAGTGGTGTCTTAACCGCGACTGATAAGCAAAACGGTGAAGGCTTAGAGTTGCTACAAGGTTACTGGAATGGCCGCTCATTTGAGAGTTGTGATGGTGATGAGTTCTCCGAGTTTGAGTTTAACCAAACATTACCAAGCTTTGTAATTAATCGCTTGGCAACTGTCGACAGCTATGCGGCGGTATTAGGTAATGTATCGCTTGGTAAGGGGAGTGTTTCTGTTGAAGAGCTGCTGATGCTAGCAGAAGACAGTCACAACTGTATTGTGCGTCCTACGTTGCTGAAAGAGCAGTAG
- the dusB gene encoding tRNA dihydrouridine synthase DusB has translation MKIGNYQLKNNLIVAPMAGVTDRPFRELCLRYGAGMAVSEMMSSNPKVWKTSKSQQRMVHEGESGIRSVQIAGADPQLMAEAAQFNVENGAQIIDINMGCPAKKVNKKLAGSALLQYPDLIEEILKAVVNAVDVPVTLKTRTGWDTDNRNCVQIAKIAENCGIQALALHGRTRACMYKGEAEYKHIKAAKQAVSIPVIANGDIDSPEKAKFVLEYTGADALMIGRPAQGRPWIFQEIHHYLENGTTMDPLPTSEVKDIMLGHVHALHEFYGEFLGPRIARKHVGWYLKEHEQASEFRRTFNALEAGDLQLEALEGYFDNVAP, from the coding sequence TTGAAAATCGGAAATTATCAACTTAAGAACAATCTAATCGTCGCCCCAATGGCTGGCGTAACGGATAGACCATTCCGTGAGTTGTGTCTTCGCTATGGAGCGGGGATGGCAGTCAGTGAAATGATGTCCTCCAATCCAAAGGTTTGGAAAACGTCAAAGTCTCAGCAGCGTATGGTACATGAAGGCGAATCGGGCATTCGTTCAGTACAAATCGCTGGTGCAGATCCACAGCTTATGGCCGAAGCTGCGCAATTCAACGTTGAGAACGGTGCTCAAATCATCGATATCAACATGGGTTGTCCAGCCAAAAAAGTGAATAAGAAGCTTGCGGGCTCCGCACTACTGCAATACCCAGATCTTATTGAAGAGATCTTGAAGGCTGTAGTAAATGCGGTTGACGTTCCAGTAACGTTAAAAACTCGTACAGGCTGGGACACAGATAACAGAAACTGTGTCCAAATCGCTAAAATAGCCGAAAACTGCGGCATTCAAGCGCTTGCCCTTCACGGGAGAACTCGCGCTTGTATGTACAAAGGTGAGGCCGAATACAAACACATTAAAGCGGCGAAACAAGCTGTCTCTATACCGGTTATCGCTAACGGTGATATCGATAGCCCAGAGAAAGCGAAGTTTGTGCTGGAGTACACCGGTGCTGACGCTTTGATGATTGGCCGTCCTGCCCAAGGACGTCCTTGGATTTTCCAGGAAATCCACCACTATTTGGAAAACGGCACCACGATGGACCCACTCCCAACTTCGGAAGTGAAGGACATCATGCTTGGTCATGTTCACGCTCTGCATGAGTTTTATGGAGAGTTTTTAGGCCCGCGCATTGCTCGTAAGCATGTGGGTTGGTACCTAAAAGAACACGAACAAGCGAGTGAGTTTCGCCGTACCTTCAACGCACTCGAAGCAGGTGATCTGCAGCTTGAGGCGTTAGAAGGTTATTTTGATAACGTTGCACCATAA
- the purH gene encoding bifunctional phosphoribosylaminoimidazolecarboxamide formyltransferase/IMP cyclohydrolase, with translation MNNARPIRRALISVSDKTGIVEFAQALANRGVDILSTGGTARLLAEKGISVTEVSDYTGFPEMMDGRVKTLHPKVHGGVLGRRGQDDEVMETHGINPIDMVVVNLYPFAETVAKEGCTLADAVENIDIGGPTMVRSAAKNHKDVTIVVNAHDYDRVIAEMDANEKSLTLETRFDLAIAAFEHTASYDGMIANYFGTMVPSYGENKEGDEESKFPRTFNQQFEKKQDMRYGENSHQAAAFYVEANPEEASVSTARQIQGKALSYNNIADTDAALECVKEFDEPACVIVKHANPCGVALGKDILEAYDRAFKTDPTSAFGGIIAFNRELDAATATAITERQFVEVIIAPSVSAEAVEIVAAKKNLRLLECGEWTTKTTGFDVKRVNGGLLVQDRDQGMVSEDDLKVVSKRQPTAEELKDALFCWKVAKYVKSNAIVYSKGDMTIGVGAGQMSRVYSAKIAGIKAADEGLQVEGCVMASDAFFPFRDGIDAAAEAGIKCVIQPGGSMRDDEVIAAADEHGMAMIFTGMRHFRH, from the coding sequence ATGAATAACGCTCGTCCAATTCGCCGCGCCCTAATCAGCGTATCAGACAAAACTGGTATCGTTGAATTTGCACAAGCCCTTGCTAACCGTGGTGTCGATATTCTATCGACTGGTGGCACTGCTCGCCTGCTTGCTGAAAAAGGCATCTCTGTAACAGAAGTATCTGACTACACTGGCTTCCCAGAAATGATGGACGGCCGCGTTAAGACTCTACACCCAAAAGTTCATGGTGGCGTTCTAGGCCGTCGTGGTCAAGATGATGAAGTGATGGAAACTCACGGCATCAATCCTATCGATATGGTTGTTGTTAACCTATACCCATTCGCAGAAACTGTTGCTAAAGAAGGCTGTACCCTTGCTGACGCCGTTGAGAACATCGACATCGGTGGTCCAACAATGGTTCGCTCGGCAGCGAAAAACCACAAAGACGTAACTATCGTTGTGAACGCTCACGACTACGATCGCGTTATCGCTGAAATGGACGCGAACGAGAAGTCTCTAACACTAGAAACTCGTTTCGACCTGGCTATCGCAGCATTCGAGCACACAGCTTCTTACGACGGCATGATCGCTAACTACTTCGGCACTATGGTCCCATCTTACGGTGAGAACAAAGAAGGTGACGAAGAGAGCAAATTCCCTCGCACGTTCAACCAACAGTTCGAGAAAAAACAAGACATGCGCTACGGTGAGAACAGCCACCAAGCAGCAGCATTCTACGTTGAAGCGAACCCTGAAGAAGCGTCTGTTTCTACGGCTCGCCAAATCCAAGGTAAAGCACTTTCTTACAACAACATCGCTGACACTGACGCAGCACTTGAGTGTGTGAAAGAGTTCGACGAGCCAGCATGTGTGATCGTTAAGCACGCTAACCCATGTGGTGTAGCACTAGGTAAAGATATCCTAGAAGCTTACGACCGTGCGTTCAAAACAGACCCAACGTCTGCATTTGGCGGCATCATCGCATTTAACCGCGAACTAGACGCAGCGACAGCAACCGCTATCACTGAACGTCAATTCGTTGAAGTTATCATCGCGCCTTCTGTTTCTGCTGAAGCAGTAGAAATCGTCGCGGCTAAGAAAAACCTTCGCCTACTTGAGTGTGGTGAGTGGACAACTAAGACAACTGGCTTTGACGTAAAACGCGTTAACGGCGGCCTACTGGTTCAAGACCGCGACCAAGGTATGGTGTCTGAAGATGACCTTAAAGTCGTTTCTAAGCGTCAACCAACCGCTGAAGAGCTAAAAGATGCTCTATTCTGCTGGAAAGTAGCGAAGTACGTGAAATCTAACGCGATCGTTTACTCAAAAGGCGACATGACTATCGGTGTAGGCGCTGGCCAAATGAGCCGTGTTTACTCTGCGAAAATCGCAGGCATCAAAGCTGCAGACGAAGGTCTACAGGTTGAAGGTTGTGTAATGGCATCTGATGCATTCTTCCCATTCCGTGACGGTATCGACGCGGCTGCAGAAGCGGGCATCAAGTGTGTTATCCAACCAGGCGGCTCTATGCGTGATGACGAAGTTATCGCTGCAGCAGATGAGCACGGCATGGCGATGATCTTTACGGGCATGCGTCACTTCCGCCACTAG
- the hupA gene encoding nucleoid-associated protein HU-alpha, whose product MNKTQLIDFIAEKADLSKAQAKAALEATLGGVTDALKDGDQVQLIGFGTFKVNHRAARTGRNPKTGDEIQIAAANVPAFVAGKALKDSVK is encoded by the coding sequence ATGAACAAGACCCAATTAATCGACTTTATTGCTGAAAAAGCGGACCTTTCTAAAGCTCAAGCGAAAGCTGCGCTAGAAGCGACTCTTGGCGGTGTAACTGATGCTCTTAAAGACGGCGATCAAGTTCAGCTAATTGGTTTTGGTACTTTCAAAGTAAACCACCGTGCAGCTCGCACTGGTCGTAACCCAAAAACTGGTGATGAGATTCAAATCGCTGCTGCAAATGTTCCAGCATTTGTTGCGGGTAAAGCACTGAAAGATTCAGTGAAATAA
- the fis gene encoding DNA-binding transcriptional regulator Fis, which translates to MFEQNLTSEALTVTTVTSQDQITQKPLRDSVKASLKNYLAQLNGQEVSELYELVLAEVEQPLLDTIMQYTRGNQTRAATMMGINRGTLRKKLKKYGMN; encoded by the coding sequence ATGTTCGAACAAAATCTGACTTCAGAAGCATTGACAGTGACTACAGTAACATCACAAGACCAAATCACGCAGAAACCACTACGTGATTCAGTGAAAGCATCATTGAAAAACTACCTTGCTCAATTAAACGGTCAAGAAGTCAGCGAGTTATACGAACTAGTATTAGCTGAAGTTGAACAGCCACTACTAGACACCATCATGCAGTACACTCGCGGTAACCAAACTCGCGCAGCAACTATGATGGGTATCAACCGCGGTACTCTTCGCAAGAAACTTAAAAAATACGGCATGAACTAA